Proteins from a genomic interval of Helicoverpa zea isolate HzStark_Cry1AcR chromosome 13, ilHelZeax1.1, whole genome shotgun sequence:
- the LOC124635826 gene encoding putative nuclease HARBI1 — translation MSLVRDILWESSSSDDENYNDLPNSRKKKVYQPRVNRFLKWNEQEFLDRFRISKGLARALASHLAPLLQTRTMKNFAVTPEQQIIMALEFYACGSFQRCIGDAAGVHKSTVCRIIHRVSRAIAGLRTDWIAMPKNIEEMETEAKKFYEICAFPKVIGTIDCTHIPIKSPGGADAETYRNRKQVFSLNVQVITNAEMYITNIVARWPGSCHDSHIFNSSVIKGRLEDGEFDGFWLLGDKGYANKPYLLTPLRNPVTEAEKLYNESHIRTRNIVERSFGCWKKRFPAVSWKLRTNTARAQCAIVAMAVLYNICKKLRDPMPTCYDSDNESSDSDDNDLTSAYVSQHDEHNRNMLINTYFDRLH, via the exons atgtctttAGTACGTGATATTTTATGGGAATCTAGTTCTTCTGACGAcgaaaattataatgatttacCTAATTCTCGAAAGAAAAAAGTGTATCAACCACGTGTTAATCGATTCCTAAAATGGAATGAGCAGGAGTTCTTGGATAGATTTCGGATTTCCAAAGGTTTAGCACGAGCCCTGGCTTCTCATTTAGCACCATTGCTCCAAACCAGAACCATGAA aaaCTTTGCAGTTACTCCAGAGCAGCAAATAATAATGGCATTGGAATTTTACGCATGTGGTTCTTTTCAACGCTGCATTGGGGATGCTGCAGGTGTTCACAAATCTACTGTTTGTCGAATAATTCATCGAGTGAGCAGAGCTATAGCCGGACTAAGAACAGACTGGATTGCAATGCCTAAAAATATTGAGGAAATGGAAACTGAGGCCaaaaaattttatgaaatatgtgCATTTCCTAAAGTAATAGGAACTATAGACTGCACACATATACCAATCAAATCGCCAGGTGGTGCAGATGCAGAAACATATAGAAATAGAAAACAGGTATTTTCTCTTAATGTGCAAGTAATCACAAATGCTGAGATGTACATTACAAATATAGTTGCTAGATGGCCTGGAAGCTGTCACGACAGCCATATTTTCAACAGCAGTGTCATTAAGGGACGCCTAGAAGATGGAGAATTTGATGGTTTTTGGTTACTAGGAGACAAAGGTTATGCCAATAAACCATATTTGCTAACACCTCTACGTAATCCTGTTACAGAAGCTGAAAAACTGTACAATGAAAGTCATATTCGTACTAGAAATATTGTAGAACGCAGTTTTGGTTGTTGGAAAAAAAGGTTTCCTGCAGTGTCATGGAAACTCAGAACAAATACAGCAAGAGCCCAATGTGCTATAGTGGCAATGGCTGTCCTATATAATATTTGCAAGAAATTGAGAGACCCGATGCCAACATGTTACGACTCTGATAATGAATCATCAGATTCTGATGACAATGACCTGACCTCTGCATATGTTAGCCAGCATGACGAGCATAATAGGAATATgctaataaatacttattttgataGATTACATTAA
- the LOC124635830 gene encoding myb/SANT-like DNA-binding domain-containing protein 3 isoform X1: MDDFKTKERSVNFTKEEISRLQILVDKYKNVLMCKKTDGSSTKQKDHAWHCIAKEFNAVGQVPRNMKQLKYKFENMKRSAKKVASRERQEMRRTGGGNPPSLPPDSEDATDWLRSIMSGSIDGNEAIYDDDIISPNSIVTIPIIHKDKDFDEIPPIQKKVKLDTNTDSEIQHDMPNILKDVVVNTIITDQDKSFDNVENIVPDEVFDASAPHSSLKRPVAPQLSRIIKKKQGKSENIIKQALREKKLTVLDGLHELEMEKIKLSISHQNELHSQLLRHNEEKHKLEVDKLKLEIDILREKKINF; this comes from the exons ATGGATGACTTCAAGACAAA gGAAAGAAGTGTCAATTTTACTAAGGAAGAGATTAGTCGATTGCAGATACttgtagacaaatataaaaatgtacttatgTGTAAAAAAACTGATGGGAgtagtacaaaacaaaaagaccATGCATGGCACTGCATCGCAAAGGAATTTAATGCTGTTGGTCAAGTACCTAGAAACATGAAGcagctaaaatataaatttgaaaatatgaaaagatCTGCAAAGAAG gtAGCAAGTAGAGAACGTCAGGAAATGAGACGCACAGGTGGAGGAAATCCTCCCTCACTTCCTCCAGATTCAGAAGATGCTACTGATTGGTTAAGATCCATTATGTCTGGATCTATTGATGGAAATGAGGCTATATATGATGATGACATTATTTCCCCAAATTCCATTGTTACA attcccATAATTCACAAAGataaggattttgatgaaattcctCCTATACAAAAA AAAGTGAAACTAGACACAAATACTGATAGTGAAATTCAACATGACATGCCCAATATACTCAAG GATGTTGTAGTCAACACAATTATTACAGATCAAGACAAAAGTTTTGATAATGTTGAAAATATTGTCCCAGATGAAGTTTTTGATGCTAGTGCCCCACATTCATCACTAAAGAGACCAGTAGCACCACAACTAAgtc gtatcataaagaaaaaacaagggAAGAgtgaaaatatcataaaacaagCACTAAGGGAAAAGAAACTGACAGTTTTAGATGGCCTTCATGAGTTGGAGATGGAAAAGATAAAGTTATCTATTAGTCACCAAAATGAATTACACAGCCAGTTACTGAGGCACAATGAAGAAAAACATAAGCTTGAAGTGGATAAACTTAAACTTGAAATAGATATTTTAagggagaaaaaaataaatttttaa
- the LOC124635830 gene encoding myb/SANT-like DNA-binding domain-containing protein 3 isoform X2, whose translation MDDFKTKERSVNFTKEEISRLQILVDKYKNVLMCKKTDGSSTKQKDHAWHCIAKEFNAVGQVPRNMKQLKYKFENMKRSAKKVASRERQEMRRTGGGNPPSLPPDSEDATDWLRSIMSGSIDGNEAIYDDDIISPNSIVTKVKLDTNTDSEIQHDMPNILKDVVVNTIITDQDKSFDNVENIVPDEVFDASAPHSSLKRPVAPQLSRIIKKKQGKSENIIKQALREKKLTVLDGLHELEMEKIKLSISHQNELHSQLLRHNEEKHKLEVDKLKLEIDILREKKINF comes from the exons ATGGATGACTTCAAGACAAA gGAAAGAAGTGTCAATTTTACTAAGGAAGAGATTAGTCGATTGCAGATACttgtagacaaatataaaaatgtacttatgTGTAAAAAAACTGATGGGAgtagtacaaaacaaaaagaccATGCATGGCACTGCATCGCAAAGGAATTTAATGCTGTTGGTCAAGTACCTAGAAACATGAAGcagctaaaatataaatttgaaaatatgaaaagatCTGCAAAGAAG gtAGCAAGTAGAGAACGTCAGGAAATGAGACGCACAGGTGGAGGAAATCCTCCCTCACTTCCTCCAGATTCAGAAGATGCTACTGATTGGTTAAGATCCATTATGTCTGGATCTATTGATGGAAATGAGGCTATATATGATGATGACATTATTTCCCCAAATTCCATTGTTACA AAAGTGAAACTAGACACAAATACTGATAGTGAAATTCAACATGACATGCCCAATATACTCAAG GATGTTGTAGTCAACACAATTATTACAGATCAAGACAAAAGTTTTGATAATGTTGAAAATATTGTCCCAGATGAAGTTTTTGATGCTAGTGCCCCACATTCATCACTAAAGAGACCAGTAGCACCACAACTAAgtc gtatcataaagaaaaaacaagggAAGAgtgaaaatatcataaaacaagCACTAAGGGAAAAGAAACTGACAGTTTTAGATGGCCTTCATGAGTTGGAGATGGAAAAGATAAAGTTATCTATTAGTCACCAAAATGAATTACACAGCCAGTTACTGAGGCACAATGAAGAAAAACATAAGCTTGAAGTGGATAAACTTAAACTTGAAATAGATATTTTAagggagaaaaaaataaatttttaa